The genome window CACATGTCGAAAGAAGATATTGCCGACCTATTTAATAAAAAACTGAAAACACCACTTGACTTTACTCCTGAGAAACTAACAATGGAAGCAAGAAAAGTTCTCCGAGATAAATTTATTAATGCTGATGCTGGAATTACAGGAGCAAATTTTTTAATAGCTGATTCAGGTGCTATTTCGGTTACCGAAAATGAAGGAAATGTAAAGATGGGAACTGCACTTCCAAAAATACATATTGTAATTGCAGGTATTGAAAGGATTATCCCATCCATAAAAGACCTTGCTTTATTTTATCCTTTGCTTTCAACAACAGGCACAGGACAAACCATTACCGTTTATAACAATCTTTTTTTCGGACCTAAAAAAAAGAATGAAATGGATGGTCCAGAAGAAATGTATGTAATTCTTATTGATAATGGCAGAACAAATTTATTAGCTCAAGAAAAACAAAAAGAAGCACTTGCTTGCATAAGATGTGGTGCTTGCCTTAATGCTTGTCCTGTTTATAAAAATATTGGCGGACACACTTATAAAACTCCCTACAACGGACCCATCGGTTCTCTTATAACTCCATTTCTAAAAGGTTTTGAAGACTTTGCACATCTAAGTTATGCAACATCTCTTTGCGGTGCATGTACTGATGTTTGCCCCGTAAAAATACCTATTCATAAACTACTTTTAGAAAATAAATTTCATTATATTGAAAATTACGATACCTTAAAAACAGAAAAAAAATTGTTTAAACTGGTAACAAAAGTCCTGCTAAGTAAAAAATTAATGAACTTTGGAAACTATAGAATAAAAAATCTTTTTATAAAAATTGCCCTAAAAAATTCTTGGAACAAACGAAAAGTACCTTTAAAAATTGCTCCCAAATCTTTTAATAAAATGTGGAACGAAAGGGAAAAAACGAGGAGTGGGAAGTAGATAGTCTTCAGTCTTCAGTCGGCAGTCTTCAGTCGGCAGTCTTCAGTCTTCAGTTGAATAACGTTGATTTATTAGTTATTTTTTTCTCTGCGTTTCTGCGACTCTGCGTTTAAACAAATAAACAAAAAGAAGTACTTAAAGTGCCTAGAGTGCCTAAAGTACTTAGAGTTAGTGTATCGGATAAACAGATAAACAATTCTCCTTTGCGTTCTTTGCGTCTTTGCGTGAAAATATCACCAAACAAACAATTCTCCTCTGCGTTTAAACAAATCAGCAAATAAACAAATAAACAATTCTTCCTAGCGTTCTTTGCGTCTTTGCGTGAAAATATAAACAAAAAGAAGTACTTAAAGTGCCTAGAGTGCCTAAAGTACTTAGAGTTAGTGTATCGGATAAACAGATAAACAATTCTCCTTTGCGTTCTTTGCGTCTTTGCGTGAAAATATCACCAAACAAACAATTCTCCTCTGCGTTTAAACAAATCAGCAAATAAACAGATAAACAATTCTTCCTAGCGTTCTTTGCGTCTTTGCGTGAAAATATAAACAAAAAGAAGTGCCTAGAGTGCCTAAAGTACTTAAAGTT of Bacteroidota bacterium contains these proteins:
- a CDS encoding lactate utilization protein B → MKNLKPFLKEAENKAFDIGHRKRINHNISKYNAKVPLGKEQFEDYETARDQAAFIKKKTIEDLEKHLLQFELNFTKKGGKILWAEDNNDAVNHILKILKDNKCKSVVKSKSMISEELNLNESLEKNNIEPIETDLGEFIVQLNEEPPYHIVTPAMHMSKEDIADLFNKKLKTPLDFTPEKLTMEARKVLRDKFINADAGITGANFLIADSGAISVTENEGNVKMGTALPKIHIVIAGIERIIPSIKDLALFYPLLSTTGTGQTITVYNNLFFGPKKKNEMDGPEEMYVILIDNGRTNLLAQEKQKEALACIRCGACLNACPVYKNIGGHTYKTPYNGPIGSLITPFLKGFEDFAHLSYATSLCGACTDVCPVKIPIHKLLLENKFHYIENYDTLKTEKKLFKLVTKVLLSKKLMNFGNYRIKNLFIKIALKNSWNKRKVPLKIAPKSFNKMWNEREKTRSGK